DNA sequence from the Candidatus Saccharibacteria bacterium genome:
CAGCCCTCAATGCAAGAGATTGTGGTAAGTGTGCGCAAAGAAATGTCGCGCTACCAAACCGCTTTAGATTACACGCGCTTTGGTGATCAATCTAGCCAGGTGGCCCAGCACGAAATTGCTATGGGCGAGCGCATTAATGAAGTCTTTAGGCAAGAATCAGGAGAAAACTATTCTTTAGCACAGCAGCGATTAATGCTAGAGGTCGTGCTGAGATTGGAAAGCCCGCGCAACTTCGATGTCGCCTGGCTCAAAAATGAGGTGGCAAAAATTAAGATACCAGCCAAACCAACCGATGAGCAGTATGCAAGCCTAGCAAGCCAGCTTTTAAAAAATGGTACAAAAATCCAAACCGAGGTTGCTAAATGAAAAAATCTGCCCAAACCTATGCCGAGTATCAAGATGTTTTAGCGATCGAAGACATATCGCACATTTTAGAAAGCATTGCCTCAATCCGCATTCGTCAAATAAAAGATCAGGTTATAGCCAGCCGCGAATTTTTTCAAAGGCTGTGGCGGCTCTACAGCCAGCTACGTATTAGTCAAAAGGAAGAAGAGCTTTTAGAGGCCGGTGTGACAAAAAGTACTAATACGGCTGTAGTGTTGGTAACTGGTAATGCCGGCTTAAGCGGCGAGATTGACTCTCAACTTGTTAATACGGTGTTAGATCAAATAATATCTCCTGACGTTGATTTTTTTGTGATTGGTTTGCACGGCAGGCGTCTGCTGGAGGCTCACGGCATACAGGCCAAGGCTTCCTACCCACTGCCGGATGTCACCAAGCCAATAGAAATCAATGATGTTATAGAGCAGATTAGTCACTACCAAGCCCCGCTTGTCTACTATCAGAGCTTTGCCTCACTTAGTGTGCAGCAAGTAATACATTTTTCGTTAGTCGAAACTGTTCGTCGAATCTCTGAACAAGAACAAGCTAATCCAGACGCAGAGGTTATCACTGCCGAGGATTATTTGTTTGAGCCAAATCTAGAAGAATTGGCGCGATACTTGCAGAACATGATGCTTAACACTACCTTATTAGAGGTTATTCTAGAATCGAGCCTGGCTCAATTTGCTAGTCGATTTACGGCTATGAACTCTGCGAGCGTTCGAGCCAAACACATCTCACAAGAGCTGTTTCGGTCGTATTCTCGACAAAAGCGCTACGAGAAGGATGAGCTTAGCAGGCGTTATAAACACAGGCAGAGGAGATCGGTGTGAGTAGCGGTCAATTAAAAGCCGAGGTTCAGAGCGTAAACGGACTGGTGGTAAAGGCAGAGTTTGCTGGCCGACCGCCTATACTTGGGCAGCTGCTTCACTTGTTTGAAAAACCGGACTTACAATTTTTAGTAATCGGTGTCCAGGATAGCGATGTGCTAGTAGCATTAAACCTCACCGAAACATCTTTGGAACAAGGCGACAAGTTACTTTCCAATGGCGAAATTCTAAAACTGCCGGTCGGCCAAGGGGCTATGGGAAGAGTATTCGATGCCTTGGGTCGCACTCTAGATAGCGATGATCCTCTCAAGCAAATCAGCTATGTGCCGGTGGCCGACGATACCGAGATTAATTTAGACGCCGCTAGCGCCGATACCGTAATCGAGACCGGCATTAAAGTAATTGATTTCTTTGCGCCGTTTGTGCGTGGGCGGAAAGTTGGCATATTGG
Encoded proteins:
- a CDS encoding F0F1 ATP synthase subunit gamma, whose protein sequence is MKKSAQTYAEYQDVLAIEDISHILESIASIRIRQIKDQVIASREFFQRLWRLYSQLRISQKEEELLEAGVTKSTNTAVVLVTGNAGLSGEIDSQLVNTVLDQIISPDVDFFVIGLHGRRLLEAHGIQAKASYPLPDVTKPIEINDVIEQISHYQAPLVYYQSFASLSVQQVIHFSLVETVRRISEQEQANPDAEVITAEDYLFEPNLEELARYLQNMMLNTTLLEVILESSLAQFASRFTAMNSASVRAKHISQELFRSYSRQKRYEKDELSRRYKHRQRRSV